The sequence TAGGCTATGCATATGTGGAATGGTTCCAATACAAGGATGGTCTTAACAAGCGAAAACTGAATTACGAATTAACGTGCAAACGTGAAAGATTGAAGTTATGAATTTGAGTACAAATTTTGTTTTAAATGAGTTCCTTTTGAATTACGAGGGAAAACCAAGCTCGGTGCAAATGAGGAATTTGGAACTGCTTGCAGACGAATTGCAGACCCTTCGTAATTATGTCGGTAAACCGATAATAATAAGTTCTGGGCTTAGAAGTTTCCAGCACAATTTAGAAGTTGGTGGCGCAACGCATAGCCAGCATTTATACGGTACTGCTGCTGATTTTAAAGCCGTTGGAATGACAACTTTGGAACTGGCAAATGCAATTGAGCATTTAATAGGTATTGGTCAAATGAAACAAGGTGGACTGGGTATTTATGATACATGGATTCATTACGATATAAGGGGTGAAAAAGCCCGTTGGGACAATCGAAAAAAAAAAGCATGGACAGCTTCGTAGAGGTTTTCCTCGCTTCAATAATATCAACTTTTTTTATATGGTTGGTTGTCCAACCAATATGGAAACAGAATTTTAAAAAACAGCGTTAATGTTTAGAAAGGTTTGGTTTTGTTGGATTATGTGCCATAAGGAACAATTAAAAATATATGGAGGTACGTCTTTGGCTACCTTTTTCAATGTTGGTTTTATGAGTGAAGTTGCAGTTTTCCTTCAAATTATTTTAACAGCTGTAACCATTTGGTACACAATAAGAAAAGGAAGAAAAAAATGAAAAAAATTTTAGAATGGCTTAGCGGGGGTATCATCAAGGATTTGGGCAATATCGTTGATGACCTTACTACCACCAAAGAAGAAAAGGAAATTCTTAAAAATCGTCTTGTAAATATGATTTTACAACATGCTTTAGAGTCTAACAAACTAAAGGCTGCAATAATAGGCGAAGAAGCTAGGGGCAATTTTTTGCAAAGGTCATGGAGACCTATTGTAATGCTTGCTTTCGCTGCTGTCGTTGTCTTTCAGTTTTTTCTATATCCCGTTATAAAGTCTTTTAAACCTGAACTTCCAGAACTTCCAGTTTTGGAACGTCCTTTTTGGGATTTACTTATGATAGGTATAGGCGGCTATGTTGTTGGTCGTTCCGCTGAAAAAATAGTTCCTCAATTGTCATTTAATAAAAGCGAAAAATAATGCAAGTACACAAGACTTTTATCGGTGGAGGAGGAGGGAACTTTGTTCCCATTGCTGCGGGTTCTCCTGATGTGCCTGAGGTTTGGTTAGGAAACGAGGTTCAAAAAGCGTTGGTTAATCCAAAGGATGCTAATACTATTTACATTACAAAAGACGGTGGTGTAGCGGGTGTTGTCAATATGTGGCGTACTGGCGCTGGTGTTCCTAACAACACTGTTGGTTCTGATGGTGATTTGTATTTAAACACTATCACTGATGAATATTACCAAAGGGAAAATGGTATTTATGTTTTAAAAGGTGATTTAACAGGGGCTGACGGCGCTGATGGCGCTGATGGTTCTGGTGGTTTTATTGCTAATGCATGGCTACCAGTTTGGAAGGTCAACGGTTTAACAATGTCTGGCGGTTCTGGTTCTACTGGTTGGCTCGCTGGTAACATTTTTAATTTTACAGCCTATAAGGTCTTAAACGATGTCGCTAACGGTCTTGTAACGGTTGAAGGGCTTCCCTTTCCTTCTTTGATGCGTTCTATTGTACATACCGAGGTTGACGGATTTAGTCAAGCTGTTGATAGTTTCCACGGTCTCGTAAATGATGCTGAAAGCATTATCAATCTTAGAACGTCTATAGGTGGACAATCGGCTAACGCTTCTGGAAGCTTTACAAATGGAATATTAATTGTTACGGGTTCAATCCCTTTAAATATAGCTTAATATGAAAAAGCGCTTTATAACATTTTCATCTTTAATCCTTGTTTGTGCTCTTTCTGCTCAAACAATAGCTGTTGGTGACAATCCAGTTAATGGAACTGTCGGCGGTTCTTTAGCTCCTGCCGACCAAGCGAAATTGGACAATTTGACCGTTACGAGTCCCATTGATTTGGATGCCCTTGTAACGGATTTTGTCCAGAATGGCACAAATGGAACCACCTTTTTTGAAATAGGGACACATGCTACCAATAATATAGAGATTGGCGCCAGTGGTTCACTTGGCGGTACTCCTTATGTTAGAATACAAGGTGGCGGAACAGCCACTCAAAACCCTTTGTTATATTTCACTGATAATCATGCTTCCTTGACCAATTATACGGCTGCTGACGCTTTAGCAGTTGGTGCCACCTCCTTGATTACAAGGGGCATCATGACCGATTATGTAGACGGCGCTGTAGGCGGTGGCGGTGGTATAACTTGGGCTACCCCTGTAAATAATAATATTGTTGCTTCTATTGGTACTGGTTCTTCTTACCAGATAGGTATAGTTCAGGAGCCTTTTTGGATGGGTCATTTTAAATATGTAATCGCACAAGGTGAGGGTCAGGGCGGTAATTTTCAGGTTTTCGACGCTCTTTCCGATAAAAGTTGGCAGTTCGGAAATACCCAGAATTTATTTAATGCGGGTGTTGCTACGAATCCCCTTGACTTTAAATTTGTTTTTGAAAACAATCAAGTTGATGCTTCCCAGTACACTTTAAACCATACTGGTAGTGCCGTAAATCCAAATGATTTGGTTCCGCTAAAGGATTTTGATTTAAATGCACCTCCTGTTGATGAATACGTTTCGGTCACTAATATTCCCTTGGAATGGCATTCTTTTGGGGATTTGGCGAATCCTTCATCTGCTACAGTATTCACTACGGACACTTCAAAACGCCTTAGGGGTGGTAGTGCTAAATATTTGATAAACACAGCGAGTAAACCAACCGTTGATGGCAGCAACGTTAACGATAATGGCGCTTCATGGGAGGCCAATACCGATAAATATTTGGTAATATGGTTTGATGGCGTCAATGTTCACCATTTTTATTTGGATTGATGAGACTTTATATTTTGTTCTTTTTTTTGCTTTCGTTCATTGGTCTGAGTTCCCAGACACTTGACGATATGCTTTTATTGGCTCAACATCAATCAGGTCTTTCAGTTCCTGCCAGCAACTTATATCCTTATAATGATGCTGCCGACCCTAATAATGAAACAAATGCTGTTAATCCAGCTTGGGGCAATGTTTTTAGCAATGCAACGACTTTGACGTACACTTCTGTTTCTGATGGTTTTGGCGGTTTCGCGATAAGGGGCGAAATAGATGGAAGTGACGCTGCAAGGGCAAAAGTCGATTTAGGCTCAATACCAGCGGGAACATATACCCTCACAACCGAAATGAGGGGACAGGGAACAAACGCTCGTATGAGGCTTATTAATCCGACTAATGCAACAATCAGTAGTCAACCTTTGACCACGACAAATTTAGATTGGACGCCCATGAGCGTTACCATGACCGTTTCCTCTACTGCAAATATTACCCTAAACATAGATTTCTTTTCATCCACTGAAGCTTCTGGGCAGGCGGTTGAAATTAAATTTATTTCAATAACACTTTGATGAAAAACCTCTTTATTTTATTTGTACTTATGTTTCCTCTGTTTGTTCTTTCTCAGACACATTT is a genomic window of Flagellimonas sp. CMM7 containing:
- a CDS encoding D-Ala-D-Ala carboxypeptidase family metallohydrolase; translation: MRNLELLADELQTLRNYVGKPIIISSGLRSFQHNLEVGGATHSQHLYGTAADFKAVGMTTLELANAIEHLIGIGQMKQGGLGIYDTWIHYDIRGEKARWDNRKKKAWTAS
- a CDS encoding 3TM-type holin, which translates into the protein MKKILEWLSGGIIKDLGNIVDDLTTTKEEKEILKNRLVNMILQHALESNKLKAAIIGEEARGNFLQRSWRPIVMLAFAAVVVFQFFLYPVIKSFKPELPELPVLERPFWDLLMIGIGGYVVGRSAEKIVPQLSFNKSEK